In Camarhynchus parvulus chromosome 21, STF_HiC, whole genome shotgun sequence, a genomic segment contains:
- the PER3 gene encoding period circadian protein homolog 3 isoform X6: MESQTASPYEYAQVKSFFCRIRGGKDQEQEARCYPFRITPYLVHVCTSVHVDAESCCLALAEKIHSGYEAPRIPMDKRIFTTTHTPGCVFLDIDDRAVPLLGYLPQDLIGTSILMYLHPEDRPLMITIHRKILKFAGQPPFEHLPIRFCTQNGDYVILDTSWSSFVNPWSRKVVFIIGRHKVRTEMLLALSRSPLNEDVFAPRSKETSSVEKEIRELQGQIYKLLLQPVHSNVSSGYGSLGSSGSYEHYISIASSSDSNGNCAEETQEPMTLQQVCADVNRIKNLGQQLYIASRSKPQKANEQVVSSEVLGGKRHPASCFLQTLRGDSREPGNAFYDDPKKTPHVPSYQQINCVDSIIRYLESCSIPALKRKCKSSANTSSSSSEDDKQVQQSQQEVRALEDTAMLSAVESHTPISAGLEETLKDQTTSGMVGAPLADLTLSNKAPSVISVTSQCSYSSTIVHVPHPESEVTTMEDAAVGSEQIELPPVNAQSLPVLPEDLKPVGLTKETLSAHTQKEEQNYVDKFRQRVLLSPFRTYLQQGSGSNNRHSCGQGDSPSKQMSPANCKKGKHGKFKRQKPQRQCSDSHSSSKNRNSLPCEKRANQKQLFSPSEVSYLSSSSLNVHPPVGFPAYLNPVSTFPASSGGEQLALRSSQPQSMSSSQLCCGPQSYPVFYPPNIGTFMAVFFQGFPMYAQMPQHVFLPGPQCVYPPSSYPCTTLPPAPPPRAPSPVAPRSVDQPFPASPHSFVEDQQEGQCDQALLLSSSRSSSPLQLNLLQEELPKPMELSISADVKPHAEDKHDNDPEDNGKTAALEFPDHSLYKDSQLGSGSAASGSGSALSGSLGSSFNETSGHGTAGSGKSSKYFASNYSSGASKEEENQEAEEKGTAYKSKHESAWVKMDHTPERFLMNYQMPNRIKEEVLKQDLEKLAVMQKQQPWFTDGQKKELAEVHSWIRTQTVPLQISTQGCVTCDSREGSCEAAVADDSMENKEEPR; encoded by the exons ATGGAAAGTCAAACAG CTTCTCCATATGAATATGCCCAGGTGAAATCCTTTTTCTGCAGGATCAG gGGTGGGAAAGATCAAGAACAAGAAGCACGTTGTTACCCCTTCAGAATCACCCCATACTTGGTTCACGTGTGCACTTCTGTCCATGTGGATGCAGAGTCCTGCTGCTTAGCTTTGGCTGAGAAAATCCACTCTGGATATGAAG CTCCTCGAATTCCTATGGATAAAAGAATTTTCACCACCACACACACCCCTGGATGTGTTTTTCTGGACATAGATGACAG AGCAGTGCCTTTGTTGGGTTACTTACCTCAGGATTTAATTGGAACATCCATACTGATGTATTTGCACCCAGAAGATCGTCCTTTGATGATCACTATTCACCGGAAAA TACTGAAATTTGCTGGCCAGCCCCCTTTTGAACATTTACCTATTAGATTTTGTACTCAAAATGGGGATTATGTCATACTGGACACCAGCTGGTCCAGTTTTGTGAATCCTTGGAGCAGGAAAGTTGTGTTCATCATTGGCCGACACAAAGTCCGCAC TGAAATGCTGTTGGCTCTCTCCAGAAGCCCTCTGAATGAAGATGTCTTTGCCCCAAGAAGTAAAGAAACGAGCAGCGTGGAGAAAGAGATAAGAGAATTACAAGGACAAATTTACAAACTGCTTCTGCAG CCAGTTCACAGCAATGTTTCCAGTGGTTATGGGAGCCTTGGAAGCAGTGGCTCTTATGAGCACTACATCAGCATAGCATCTTCAAGTGACTCCAATGGGAACTGTGCAGAGGAAACACAGGAACCA ATGACATTGCAACAAGTTTGTGCAGATGTCAACAGAATAAAGaacctggggcagcagctgtaCATTGCATCGAGGAGCAAGCCACAGAAAGCAAATGAACAGGTTGTGAGCTCAGAAGTTTTGGGAG GGAAGAGGCACCCTGCTTCCTGCTTTCTTCAGACGCTGCGAGGGGATAGCAGAGAACCAGGCAATGCATTTTATGATGATCCAAAGAAGACTCCCCATGTTCCTTCCTATCAGCAGATCAATTGTGTTGATAGTATCATCAG ATATCTAGAGAGCTGCAGTATTCCAGCAttgaaaaggaaatgtaaatCATCTGCAAATACATCATCGTCATCTTCAGAAGATGACAAACAAGTCCAGCAAAGTCAACAGGAAGTCAGGGCACTGGAAG ATACTGCTATGCTGTCAGCAGTTGAGTCCCACACGCCAATATCTGCTGGTCTGGAAGAGACGCTGAAAGACCAGACAACTTCAGGCATGGTGGGAGCTCCTCTGGCAGACCTGACCCTGTCCAACAAGGCTCCAAGTGTCATATCTGTCACCAGCCAGTGCAGCTACAGCAGCACTATAGTGCATGTCCCACACCCTGAATCAG AAGTGACTACAATGGAGGATGCTGCTGTTGGAAGTGAACAAATTGAGCTGCCTCCTGTGAATGCTCAGAgtctcccagtgctgcctgagGACTTAAAGCCAGTTGGGCTAACAAAAGAGACGTTGTCAGCCCACACTCAAAAGGAGGAGCAGAACTATGTTGACAAGTTCAGACAGAGGGTCTTGCTCTCTCCGTTCAGGACTTACCTTCAACAAGGAAGTGGAAGTAACAACAGACATTCCTGTGGCCAAG gtGATTCCCCTTCAAAGCAGATGAGCCCAGCTAactgtaaaaaaggaaaacatggaaaattcaAGCGCCAGAAACCTCAGAGACAGTGCTCAGATAGCCACTCTTCTAGTAAAAACAGAAATAGTCTTCCATGTGAAAAGAGAGCAAATCAGAAACAGTTGTTCTCTCCCTCAGAAGTGTCCTATCTGAGCTCCTCCAGTCTGAATGTCCATCCTCCTGTGGGATTTCCTGCCTATTTGAATCCAGTGTCTACTTTTCCAGCCTCTTCTGGAGGAGAGCAGCTTGCCCTTCGCTCATCACAACCCCAGTCCATGTCCTCATCACAGCTATGCTGTGGACCACAGTCATACCCAGTCTTTTATCCCCCAAACATAGGCACATTTATGGCTGTATTTTTTCAGGGTTTCCCCATGTATGCTCAGATGCCTCAGCATGTCTTTCTCCCTGGCCCTCAGTGTGTTTATCCCCCCTCTTCATATCCATGCACCACGTTACCTCCAGCACCCCCTCCTCGTGCTCCATCACCTGTAGCACCACGCTCTGTGGATCAgccctttccagcctctcctcactCATTTGTGGAGGACCAGCAAGAGGGCCAGTGTgaccaggccctgctgctgagcagctcaaGGAGCAGCTCCCCACTTCAGCTGAATTTGCTTCAAGAAGAGCTGCCAAAACCTATGGAGCTTTCCATTAGTGCTGATGTTAAGCCACATGCAGAAGATAAGCAC GATAATGATCCAGAAGATAATGGTAAAACTGCTGCTCTTGAATTTCCTGACCACTCGTTGTACAAGGACTCACAGTTGGGTTCAGGCTCAGCAGCATCAGGCAGTGGATCAGCTTTATCTGGTTCTTTAGGCTCTAGCTTCAACGAGACTTCTGGTCATGGCACAG CAGGtagtgggaaaagcagcaagtaTTTTGCCAGTAATTATTCTTCTGGAGCTTCCAAAGAAGAGGAGAAtcaggaagcagaagaaaaagggacAGCTTATAAATCGAAACATGAGTCAGCCTGGGTGAAGATGGATCACACACCTGAGAGATTTCTAATGAATTACCAAATGCCAAACAG AATCAAAGAGGAGGTTCTGAAGCAGGATCTGGAGAAGCTGGCAGtcatgcagaagcagcagccttGGTTCACAGATGGGCAGAAGAAAGAGCTTGCAGAGGTGCACTCATGGATCAGGACCCAGACTGTGCCCCTGCAAATCAGCACCCAG GGCTGTGTTACGTGtgacagcagggaaggaagtTGTGAGGCTGCAGTGGCTGATGACAGCATGGAGAACAAGGAAGAGCCACGCTGA
- the PER3 gene encoding period circadian protein homolog 3 isoform X2: MDASERRGGSAEHGAAGAWAGAGREAAAAPGGAAGARCAACAGSGPGGTELHSPESDGKKANSEQLNWSQSHRDMMMMIQEMKRCLPEEKRSSNKPSTISALNYALQCVQQVQANNDFFQALNDRRVFQADVVTYSIEELVAVASEHTPKNTDTFVAVFSLLSGRIVHISEQAASILNCKKKVLDSSRFVELLVPQDVSVFYTHTDQSHLPLWNMESQTASPYEYAQVKSFFCRIRGGKDQEQEARCYPFRITPYLVHVCTSVHVDAESCCLALAEKIHSGYEAPRIPMDKRIFTTTHTPGCVFLDIDDRAVPLLGYLPQDLIGTSILMYLHPEDRPLMITIHRKILKFAGQPPFEHLPIRFCTQNGDYVILDTSWSSFVNPWSRKVVFIIGRHKVRTEMLLALSRSPLNEDVFAPRSKETSSVEKEIRELQGQIYKLLLQPVHSNVSSGYGSLGSSGSYEHYISIASSSDSNGNCAEETQEPMTLQQVCADVNRIKNLGQQLYIASRSKPQKANEQVVSSEVLGGKRHPASCFLQTLRGDSREPGNAFYDDPKKTPHVPSYQQINCVDSIIRYLESCSIPALKRKCKSSANTSSSSSEDDKQVQQSQQEVRALEDTAMLSAVESHTPISAGLEETLKDQTTSGMVGAPLADLTLSNKAPSVISVTSQCSYSSTIVHVPHPESEVTTMEDAAVGSEQIELPPVNAQSLPVLPEDLKPVGLTKETLSAHTQKEEQNYVDKFRQRVLLSPFRTYLQQGSGSNNRHSCGQGDSPSKQMSPANCKKGKHGKFKRQKPQRQCSDSHSSSKNRNSLPCEKRANQKQLFSPSEVSYLSSSSLNVHPPVGFPAYLNPVSTFPASSGGEQLALRSSQPQSMSSSQLCCGPQSYPVFYPPNIGTFMAVFFQGFPMYAQMPQHVFLPGPQCVYPPSSYPCTTLPPAPPPRAPSPVAPRSVDQPFPASPHSFVEDQQEGQCDQALLLSSSRSSSPLQLNLLQEELPKPMELSISADVKPHAEDKHDNDPEDNGKTAALEFPDHSLYKDSQLGSGSAASGSGSALSGSLGSSFNETSGHGTGSGKSSKYFASNYSSGASKEEENQEAEEKGTAYKSKHESAWVKMDHTPERFLMNYQMPNRIKEEVLKQDLEKLAVMQKQQPWFTDGQKKELAEVHSWIRTQTVPLQISTQGCVTCDSREGSCEAAVADDSMENKEEPR, encoded by the exons ATGGACGCGAGCGAGCGCCGAGGCGGCAGCGCGGAGCATGGCGCGGCCGGGGCCTGGGCTGGGGCCGgccgggaggcggcggcggcgcccgggGGGGCTGCGGGCGCTCGGTGCGCGGCGTGCGCGGGAAGCGGTCCCGGCGGGACCGAGCTGCACAGCCCCGAGTCCGACGGCAAGAAAGCCAACAG CGAGCAGTTGAATTGGAGCCAGTCACACAGAGatatgatgatgatgatccAAGAAATGAAAAGGTGTTTACCTGAGGAGAAAAGGAGTTCTAACAAGCCCAGCACCATCAGTGCTCTCAACTACGCCTTGCAGTGTGTCCAGCAGGTCCAAG cAAACAATGACTTTTTCCAGGCTCTGAATGACCGAAGAGTGTTTCAGGCAGATGTGGTGACATACAGCATAGAAGAGTTGGTGGCAGTTGCATCTGAACACACTCCAAAAAACACT gacACGTTTGTggctgtgttttctttgctgtctgGACGCATAGTTCATATTTCTGAGCAGGCAGCCTCTATTCTGAACTGTAAGAAGAAAGTGTTGGACTCCTCCCGGTTTGTGGAGCTGCTTGTCCCTCAGGATGTGAGTGTGTTCTACACACACACTGACCAGTCTCACCTGCCCCTTTGGAACATGGAAAGTCAAACAG CTTCTCCATATGAATATGCCCAGGTGAAATCCTTTTTCTGCAGGATCAG gGGTGGGAAAGATCAAGAACAAGAAGCACGTTGTTACCCCTTCAGAATCACCCCATACTTGGTTCACGTGTGCACTTCTGTCCATGTGGATGCAGAGTCCTGCTGCTTAGCTTTGGCTGAGAAAATCCACTCTGGATATGAAG CTCCTCGAATTCCTATGGATAAAAGAATTTTCACCACCACACACACCCCTGGATGTGTTTTTCTGGACATAGATGACAG AGCAGTGCCTTTGTTGGGTTACTTACCTCAGGATTTAATTGGAACATCCATACTGATGTATTTGCACCCAGAAGATCGTCCTTTGATGATCACTATTCACCGGAAAA TACTGAAATTTGCTGGCCAGCCCCCTTTTGAACATTTACCTATTAGATTTTGTACTCAAAATGGGGATTATGTCATACTGGACACCAGCTGGTCCAGTTTTGTGAATCCTTGGAGCAGGAAAGTTGTGTTCATCATTGGCCGACACAAAGTCCGCAC TGAAATGCTGTTGGCTCTCTCCAGAAGCCCTCTGAATGAAGATGTCTTTGCCCCAAGAAGTAAAGAAACGAGCAGCGTGGAGAAAGAGATAAGAGAATTACAAGGACAAATTTACAAACTGCTTCTGCAG CCAGTTCACAGCAATGTTTCCAGTGGTTATGGGAGCCTTGGAAGCAGTGGCTCTTATGAGCACTACATCAGCATAGCATCTTCAAGTGACTCCAATGGGAACTGTGCAGAGGAAACACAGGAACCA ATGACATTGCAACAAGTTTGTGCAGATGTCAACAGAATAAAGaacctggggcagcagctgtaCATTGCATCGAGGAGCAAGCCACAGAAAGCAAATGAACAGGTTGTGAGCTCAGAAGTTTTGGGAG GGAAGAGGCACCCTGCTTCCTGCTTTCTTCAGACGCTGCGAGGGGATAGCAGAGAACCAGGCAATGCATTTTATGATGATCCAAAGAAGACTCCCCATGTTCCTTCCTATCAGCAGATCAATTGTGTTGATAGTATCATCAG ATATCTAGAGAGCTGCAGTATTCCAGCAttgaaaaggaaatgtaaatCATCTGCAAATACATCATCGTCATCTTCAGAAGATGACAAACAAGTCCAGCAAAGTCAACAGGAAGTCAGGGCACTGGAAG ATACTGCTATGCTGTCAGCAGTTGAGTCCCACACGCCAATATCTGCTGGTCTGGAAGAGACGCTGAAAGACCAGACAACTTCAGGCATGGTGGGAGCTCCTCTGGCAGACCTGACCCTGTCCAACAAGGCTCCAAGTGTCATATCTGTCACCAGCCAGTGCAGCTACAGCAGCACTATAGTGCATGTCCCACACCCTGAATCAG AAGTGACTACAATGGAGGATGCTGCTGTTGGAAGTGAACAAATTGAGCTGCCTCCTGTGAATGCTCAGAgtctcccagtgctgcctgagGACTTAAAGCCAGTTGGGCTAACAAAAGAGACGTTGTCAGCCCACACTCAAAAGGAGGAGCAGAACTATGTTGACAAGTTCAGACAGAGGGTCTTGCTCTCTCCGTTCAGGACTTACCTTCAACAAGGAAGTGGAAGTAACAACAGACATTCCTGTGGCCAAG gtGATTCCCCTTCAAAGCAGATGAGCCCAGCTAactgtaaaaaaggaaaacatggaaaattcaAGCGCCAGAAACCTCAGAGACAGTGCTCAGATAGCCACTCTTCTAGTAAAAACAGAAATAGTCTTCCATGTGAAAAGAGAGCAAATCAGAAACAGTTGTTCTCTCCCTCAGAAGTGTCCTATCTGAGCTCCTCCAGTCTGAATGTCCATCCTCCTGTGGGATTTCCTGCCTATTTGAATCCAGTGTCTACTTTTCCAGCCTCTTCTGGAGGAGAGCAGCTTGCCCTTCGCTCATCACAACCCCAGTCCATGTCCTCATCACAGCTATGCTGTGGACCACAGTCATACCCAGTCTTTTATCCCCCAAACATAGGCACATTTATGGCTGTATTTTTTCAGGGTTTCCCCATGTATGCTCAGATGCCTCAGCATGTCTTTCTCCCTGGCCCTCAGTGTGTTTATCCCCCCTCTTCATATCCATGCACCACGTTACCTCCAGCACCCCCTCCTCGTGCTCCATCACCTGTAGCACCACGCTCTGTGGATCAgccctttccagcctctcctcactCATTTGTGGAGGACCAGCAAGAGGGCCAGTGTgaccaggccctgctgctgagcagctcaaGGAGCAGCTCCCCACTTCAGCTGAATTTGCTTCAAGAAGAGCTGCCAAAACCTATGGAGCTTTCCATTAGTGCTGATGTTAAGCCACATGCAGAAGATAAGCAC GATAATGATCCAGAAGATAATGGTAAAACTGCTGCTCTTGAATTTCCTGACCACTCGTTGTACAAGGACTCACAGTTGGGTTCAGGCTCAGCAGCATCAGGCAGTGGATCAGCTTTATCTGGTTCTTTAGGCTCTAGCTTCAACGAGACTTCTGGTCATGGCACAG GtagtgggaaaagcagcaagtaTTTTGCCAGTAATTATTCTTCTGGAGCTTCCAAAGAAGAGGAGAAtcaggaagcagaagaaaaagggacAGCTTATAAATCGAAACATGAGTCAGCCTGGGTGAAGATGGATCACACACCTGAGAGATTTCTAATGAATTACCAAATGCCAAACAG AATCAAAGAGGAGGTTCTGAAGCAGGATCTGGAGAAGCTGGCAGtcatgcagaagcagcagccttGGTTCACAGATGGGCAGAAGAAAGAGCTTGCAGAGGTGCACTCATGGATCAGGACCCAGACTGTGCCCCTGCAAATCAGCACCCAG GGCTGTGTTACGTGtgacagcagggaaggaagtTGTGAGGCTGCAGTGGCTGATGACAGCATGGAGAACAAGGAAGAGCCACGCTGA
- the PER3 gene encoding period circadian protein homolog 3 isoform X1: MDASERRGGSAEHGAAGAWAGAGREAAAAPGGAAGARCAACAGSGPGGTELHSPESDGKKANSEQLNWSQSHRDMMMMIQEMKRCLPEEKRSSNKPSTISALNYALQCVQQVQANNDFFQALNDRRVFQADVVTYSIEELVAVASEHTPKNTDTFVAVFSLLSGRIVHISEQAASILNCKKKVLDSSRFVELLVPQDVSVFYTHTDQSHLPLWNMESQTASPYEYAQVKSFFCRIRGGKDQEQEARCYPFRITPYLVHVCTSVHVDAESCCLALAEKIHSGYEAPRIPMDKRIFTTTHTPGCVFLDIDDRAVPLLGYLPQDLIGTSILMYLHPEDRPLMITIHRKILKFAGQPPFEHLPIRFCTQNGDYVILDTSWSSFVNPWSRKVVFIIGRHKVRTEMLLALSRSPLNEDVFAPRSKETSSVEKEIRELQGQIYKLLLQPVHSNVSSGYGSLGSSGSYEHYISIASSSDSNGNCAEETQEPMTLQQVCADVNRIKNLGQQLYIASRSKPQKANEQVVSSEVLGGKRHPASCFLQTLRGDSREPGNAFYDDPKKTPHVPSYQQINCVDSIIRYLESCSIPALKRKCKSSANTSSSSSEDDKQVQQSQQEVRALEDTAMLSAVESHTPISAGLEETLKDQTTSGMVGAPLADLTLSNKAPSVISVTSQCSYSSTIVHVPHPESEVTTMEDAAVGSEQIELPPVNAQSLPVLPEDLKPVGLTKETLSAHTQKEEQNYVDKFRQRVLLSPFRTYLQQGSGSNNRHSCGQGDSPSKQMSPANCKKGKHGKFKRQKPQRQCSDSHSSSKNRNSLPCEKRANQKQLFSPSEVSYLSSSSLNVHPPVGFPAYLNPVSTFPASSGGEQLALRSSQPQSMSSSQLCCGPQSYPVFYPPNIGTFMAVFFQGFPMYAQMPQHVFLPGPQCVYPPSSYPCTTLPPAPPPRAPSPVAPRSVDQPFPASPHSFVEDQQEGQCDQALLLSSSRSSSPLQLNLLQEELPKPMELSISADVKPHAEDKHDNDPEDNGKTAALEFPDHSLYKDSQLGSGSAASGSGSALSGSLGSSFNETSGHGTAGSGKSSKYFASNYSSGASKEEENQEAEEKGTAYKSKHESAWVKMDHTPERFLMNYQMPNRIKEEVLKQDLEKLAVMQKQQPWFTDGQKKELAEVHSWIRTQTVPLQISTQGCVTCDSREGSCEAAVADDSMENKEEPR; this comes from the exons ATGGACGCGAGCGAGCGCCGAGGCGGCAGCGCGGAGCATGGCGCGGCCGGGGCCTGGGCTGGGGCCGgccgggaggcggcggcggcgcccgggGGGGCTGCGGGCGCTCGGTGCGCGGCGTGCGCGGGAAGCGGTCCCGGCGGGACCGAGCTGCACAGCCCCGAGTCCGACGGCAAGAAAGCCAACAG CGAGCAGTTGAATTGGAGCCAGTCACACAGAGatatgatgatgatgatccAAGAAATGAAAAGGTGTTTACCTGAGGAGAAAAGGAGTTCTAACAAGCCCAGCACCATCAGTGCTCTCAACTACGCCTTGCAGTGTGTCCAGCAGGTCCAAG cAAACAATGACTTTTTCCAGGCTCTGAATGACCGAAGAGTGTTTCAGGCAGATGTGGTGACATACAGCATAGAAGAGTTGGTGGCAGTTGCATCTGAACACACTCCAAAAAACACT gacACGTTTGTggctgtgttttctttgctgtctgGACGCATAGTTCATATTTCTGAGCAGGCAGCCTCTATTCTGAACTGTAAGAAGAAAGTGTTGGACTCCTCCCGGTTTGTGGAGCTGCTTGTCCCTCAGGATGTGAGTGTGTTCTACACACACACTGACCAGTCTCACCTGCCCCTTTGGAACATGGAAAGTCAAACAG CTTCTCCATATGAATATGCCCAGGTGAAATCCTTTTTCTGCAGGATCAG gGGTGGGAAAGATCAAGAACAAGAAGCACGTTGTTACCCCTTCAGAATCACCCCATACTTGGTTCACGTGTGCACTTCTGTCCATGTGGATGCAGAGTCCTGCTGCTTAGCTTTGGCTGAGAAAATCCACTCTGGATATGAAG CTCCTCGAATTCCTATGGATAAAAGAATTTTCACCACCACACACACCCCTGGATGTGTTTTTCTGGACATAGATGACAG AGCAGTGCCTTTGTTGGGTTACTTACCTCAGGATTTAATTGGAACATCCATACTGATGTATTTGCACCCAGAAGATCGTCCTTTGATGATCACTATTCACCGGAAAA TACTGAAATTTGCTGGCCAGCCCCCTTTTGAACATTTACCTATTAGATTTTGTACTCAAAATGGGGATTATGTCATACTGGACACCAGCTGGTCCAGTTTTGTGAATCCTTGGAGCAGGAAAGTTGTGTTCATCATTGGCCGACACAAAGTCCGCAC TGAAATGCTGTTGGCTCTCTCCAGAAGCCCTCTGAATGAAGATGTCTTTGCCCCAAGAAGTAAAGAAACGAGCAGCGTGGAGAAAGAGATAAGAGAATTACAAGGACAAATTTACAAACTGCTTCTGCAG CCAGTTCACAGCAATGTTTCCAGTGGTTATGGGAGCCTTGGAAGCAGTGGCTCTTATGAGCACTACATCAGCATAGCATCTTCAAGTGACTCCAATGGGAACTGTGCAGAGGAAACACAGGAACCA ATGACATTGCAACAAGTTTGTGCAGATGTCAACAGAATAAAGaacctggggcagcagctgtaCATTGCATCGAGGAGCAAGCCACAGAAAGCAAATGAACAGGTTGTGAGCTCAGAAGTTTTGGGAG GGAAGAGGCACCCTGCTTCCTGCTTTCTTCAGACGCTGCGAGGGGATAGCAGAGAACCAGGCAATGCATTTTATGATGATCCAAAGAAGACTCCCCATGTTCCTTCCTATCAGCAGATCAATTGTGTTGATAGTATCATCAG ATATCTAGAGAGCTGCAGTATTCCAGCAttgaaaaggaaatgtaaatCATCTGCAAATACATCATCGTCATCTTCAGAAGATGACAAACAAGTCCAGCAAAGTCAACAGGAAGTCAGGGCACTGGAAG ATACTGCTATGCTGTCAGCAGTTGAGTCCCACACGCCAATATCTGCTGGTCTGGAAGAGACGCTGAAAGACCAGACAACTTCAGGCATGGTGGGAGCTCCTCTGGCAGACCTGACCCTGTCCAACAAGGCTCCAAGTGTCATATCTGTCACCAGCCAGTGCAGCTACAGCAGCACTATAGTGCATGTCCCACACCCTGAATCAG AAGTGACTACAATGGAGGATGCTGCTGTTGGAAGTGAACAAATTGAGCTGCCTCCTGTGAATGCTCAGAgtctcccagtgctgcctgagGACTTAAAGCCAGTTGGGCTAACAAAAGAGACGTTGTCAGCCCACACTCAAAAGGAGGAGCAGAACTATGTTGACAAGTTCAGACAGAGGGTCTTGCTCTCTCCGTTCAGGACTTACCTTCAACAAGGAAGTGGAAGTAACAACAGACATTCCTGTGGCCAAG gtGATTCCCCTTCAAAGCAGATGAGCCCAGCTAactgtaaaaaaggaaaacatggaaaattcaAGCGCCAGAAACCTCAGAGACAGTGCTCAGATAGCCACTCTTCTAGTAAAAACAGAAATAGTCTTCCATGTGAAAAGAGAGCAAATCAGAAACAGTTGTTCTCTCCCTCAGAAGTGTCCTATCTGAGCTCCTCCAGTCTGAATGTCCATCCTCCTGTGGGATTTCCTGCCTATTTGAATCCAGTGTCTACTTTTCCAGCCTCTTCTGGAGGAGAGCAGCTTGCCCTTCGCTCATCACAACCCCAGTCCATGTCCTCATCACAGCTATGCTGTGGACCACAGTCATACCCAGTCTTTTATCCCCCAAACATAGGCACATTTATGGCTGTATTTTTTCAGGGTTTCCCCATGTATGCTCAGATGCCTCAGCATGTCTTTCTCCCTGGCCCTCAGTGTGTTTATCCCCCCTCTTCATATCCATGCACCACGTTACCTCCAGCACCCCCTCCTCGTGCTCCATCACCTGTAGCACCACGCTCTGTGGATCAgccctttccagcctctcctcactCATTTGTGGAGGACCAGCAAGAGGGCCAGTGTgaccaggccctgctgctgagcagctcaaGGAGCAGCTCCCCACTTCAGCTGAATTTGCTTCAAGAAGAGCTGCCAAAACCTATGGAGCTTTCCATTAGTGCTGATGTTAAGCCACATGCAGAAGATAAGCAC GATAATGATCCAGAAGATAATGGTAAAACTGCTGCTCTTGAATTTCCTGACCACTCGTTGTACAAGGACTCACAGTTGGGTTCAGGCTCAGCAGCATCAGGCAGTGGATCAGCTTTATCTGGTTCTTTAGGCTCTAGCTTCAACGAGACTTCTGGTCATGGCACAG CAGGtagtgggaaaagcagcaagtaTTTTGCCAGTAATTATTCTTCTGGAGCTTCCAAAGAAGAGGAGAAtcaggaagcagaagaaaaagggacAGCTTATAAATCGAAACATGAGTCAGCCTGGGTGAAGATGGATCACACACCTGAGAGATTTCTAATGAATTACCAAATGCCAAACAG AATCAAAGAGGAGGTTCTGAAGCAGGATCTGGAGAAGCTGGCAGtcatgcagaagcagcagccttGGTTCACAGATGGGCAGAAGAAAGAGCTTGCAGAGGTGCACTCATGGATCAGGACCCAGACTGTGCCCCTGCAAATCAGCACCCAG GGCTGTGTTACGTGtgacagcagggaaggaagtTGTGAGGCTGCAGTGGCTGATGACAGCATGGAGAACAAGGAAGAGCCACGCTGA